GGTTACTGGTATTGCTATGGCTGCATGCCCCCAGGTAAATCTCATATATTATTGAATTGGCCCTAAGAACATCGTTTTAACCGTGGTTAATGTTCTATCGGAATTATTAATATTCAATTTAAGTTTTGTTTTATAGTCTGTGACTCTATCCGCATCAATGATCACAAACAATGCTCCTTCTGCAGAACCACCTGCTGGTACAACCGGAGCATGTCCGATCAATTTCACCTCTGCGCCTTCAAAATCATCAATTACAAAATTAACATCAATTTCGTCTTTTGTTTTATTAATTATCTTGTAGGTATATAAATTCTTTAGCTGATCACCTTCTTTTTGATATGTAGTTCCCTGACTTCTTAATACCGTAGCTTCTACTGGAGATCTTAAAGCCAATAGAATCACCATTGCTGACATTAACAATCCAAGTACTGCACTATATGCAATTAAACGTGGCGTAAACTTAAATGGCTCCTTTTTCTCAATGTTTTCGATAGATGCATATCTAATCAAACCTTTAGGTTTAGAAATACTATCCATAATGCTATCACACGCATCAATACATGCTGTACAATTCACACATTCCAACTGTGTTCCGTTACGAATATCAATTCCTGTTGGGCACACATCTACGCAGGCTTTACAATCGATACAATCTCCTTTTCCAGCTGCTTCTCTATCTTCGTTTTTCTTAAATCTTGCACGTCCATTGGTACTTTCACCTCTTACAAAGTCATACGCCACAACGATTGACTTATTATCTAAAAGTGCCCCCTGAAGTCTTCCATAAGGACAAACGATGATACAAGCTTGTTCTCTAAATCTCGCAAATACGCCATAAAATACTCCGGTGAAGATGACCATTGATATAAACCCGGTTGTATTTTCAAATGGAGATGTAGTAAGTAATTCATTTACCTGCTCTACCCCAATGATATAAGAAAGGAAGGTATGGGCGATGATTATGGAAATCAGGATAAATAGAAAATTCTTTATGCCTTTCTTTCTGATCTTCTCAGCATTCCATGGCATTTTATCCAATTTCTTTTGTTTTCTCCAATCTCCTTCAATCCAATATTCAATTTTTCTGAATACCATCTCCAGAAAAATAGTTTGCGGACATATCCATCCACAGAAAATCCTTCCAAATACTGTTGTAAATAGAATGATAAATACAATTGCCGTTAGCATGGCAATTACAAATAGAAAGAAGTCTTGTGGCCAGAATATTTGCCCGAAAATGACAAACTTTCTTTCTATAATGTTAAAAAGTAATAGTGGCTCCCCATCAATTTTCACAAATGGGCCACCAAATAATATGATTAATAATATCCAGGAAACGATTGACCTTCTGTTATAGAATCTCCCTTTCGGTTTTCTGGGATATACCCATTTTCTTTTTCCTTCATCGTCAATGGTTCCTATGGAATCTCTAAAAGAACCTCTTTCTTCTAGAATTTCTCCATAATTATTTCCCTCATCCATATCAAATCTTTTATTGTGTAGAAAACAAAACACCTTGAAAGAGCTGTAGTACAGTCAATCAAGGTGTTTCATATTGTTATTTTGTATTCATGAATATCCTTTCGGATTATTCACCTGTCCACTTGTCGCCTTCAGGTGCTTTTCCGCCTTCAGGATTTGTTCCTTGTAAGCTTAATACAAAACTAGCTACTTTTTGAATATCAGTTGGTGACAATTGTGACTCCCAGGAAATCATTCCTTTTTCAGGAACACCAACTTTAATGGTACGGAATACATTTTTAATTCCTCCACCATGTAACCAATACTCATCTGTTAAGTTTGGACCTACACTACCACCACCATTTGGTAAGTGACAAGCTACACAATTCGTATTATAAATCTCAGCTCCAGCAGCTAAATCAGCTTCAGAAGTCAATAGAGTTGCAGAATTCTCATCTACACTTGCACCACGTTTTGCAGCTTCTTCTTCAGCTAATTTCATTTCAGCCACAAACTCGTTATGTCCTACATGACTATCTACATTAAACAGATAATACCACATATACACACCTGAGAAGAAAATAGTGATATAGAATCCCATCAACCACCAAGGTGGAAGGTTATTATCTAACTCGTGAATTCCATCATAATCATGATCTAACAAGATTTCATCCTCATGCTCTATCGCTACTGCATCGGTTAAACCTAAGCTACTGAACATACCATCTTCTGTGGTAACCTCAGCATCTTCAGCACTCGCTTTTAATGCATTCGTAATTTTCTTTACATTCACCAACAAGATGATGATCACAAATAATAAAAAAGCATTAATTGAGATTAAAAGTAATTCCAGGCTTGAATCTAACACAAATTCTGAAGAACCTCCTCCTTGTGCAAAAACACTCGTACTTGATATCAAAAGTAAACCTGTAAGAGCTGTTGCTGCATTAGGTGCATATTTTTTCCAGATCGATACATTTCCAGTTAATGATTTAAACACACTAGAAATAACGTATAGCAATACGATTTGCACCACCATCATTCCCACTAAAATGTAGGTCAAACTTGTATCACTAATTCCGCTTTCGCCTCCATTGGCAAACGCCCCGAATGATGAAAGCATCATGGCGGATAACAGGGCATATTTAAGTCTCCCGCTTTGGGCAACTATATTCTTAGTTTGGTTGAATATTTTCATTTCCAAATAATTTTCGATTAAATATTAATTTTCATTTCGTCATCCTGAAAAGGCAAACTAGAAATTTCATCTGCTGTTCCCTTCTCCATTGAGAAAAAAGCGTAGTAAGAAACGTACAAAAAGATCAGAACGAACATTACTAAGGCTACTGAAGCCAGATAATCCATTCCTTCAATTGTCGCTAGATGATTTTTTATAAACTTTAACATGACTTTCTTAGTTTGTAGCTCCTCTTCTATTTAGAAGAGGAGCATTTTCAAATTGACTTATTTTTTATGAATATCAGTTCCCAACCTTTGTAGATAAGCAATCAATGCAACAATCTCTTTATCTGGAGAACATTCGATACCCTTAGCTTTTAGATTTTTAGAAATTTGCACAGCTTGCTTTTCTAAATCCGCCATTGCTTGTGCTTCATACCCTTCTGGGTAAGGAACACCGATCTTACGTAATGCACCGATCTTATCTTCTAAGTGCGATGTATTCATTACATCTCTAATAATCCAAGGATATCTTGGCATAATCGAATTTGGACTTGTAGTTTCTGGATCGAACATATGATTGTAATGCCAATCATCACTATACTTTCCACCTAATCTATGTAAGTCCGGACCTGTTCTTTTAGAACCCCATAAGTGTGGGTGGTCGTAAACATACTCACCTGCTTTAGAATATTCCATTCCATTAGGATCGTATCTCACTACCTCACTTCTGAAAGGTCTAATCATTTGAGAGTGACAGTTATTACATCCTTCTCTAATATAAATATCTCTACCTTCTAACTCTAACGGAGTATATGGTTGTACACTGGTAATTGTAGGAACATTAGACTTAATCAAGAATGTAGGTAACATCTCAATTGCACCACCAATCGCTACTGCTACGAAAGTCCA
This genomic interval from bacterium SCSIO 12643 contains the following:
- the ccoG gene encoding cytochrome c oxidase accessory protein CcoG, which translates into the protein MDEGNNYGEILEERGSFRDSIGTIDDEGKRKWVYPRKPKGRFYNRRSIVSWILLIILFGGPFVKIDGEPLLLFNIIERKFVIFGQIFWPQDFFLFVIAMLTAIVFIILFTTVFGRIFCGWICPQTIFLEMVFRKIEYWIEGDWRKQKKLDKMPWNAEKIRKKGIKNFLFILISIIIAHTFLSYIIGVEQVNELLTTSPFENTTGFISMVIFTGVFYGVFARFREQACIIVCPYGRLQGALLDNKSIVVAYDFVRGESTNGRARFKKNEDREAAGKGDCIDCKACVDVCPTGIDIRNGTQLECVNCTACIDACDSIMDSISKPKGLIRYASIENIEKKEPFKFTPRLIAYSAVLGLLMSAMVILLALRSPVEATVLRSQGTTYQKEGDQLKNLYTYKIINKTKDEIDVNFVIDDFEGAEVKLIGHAPVVPAGGSAEGALFVIIDADRVTDYKTKLKLNINNSDRTLTTVKTMFLGPIQ
- a CDS encoding c-type cytochrome, whose translation is MVVQIVLLYVISSVFKSLTGNVSIWKKYAPNAATALTGLLLISSTSVFAQGGGSSEFVLDSSLELLLISINAFLLFVIIILLVNVKKITNALKASAEDAEVTTEDGMFSSLGLTDAVAIEHEDEILLDHDYDGIHELDNNLPPWWLMGFYITIFFSGVYMWYYLFNVDSHVGHNEFVAEMKLAEEEAAKRGASVDENSATLLTSEADLAAGAEIYNTNCVACHLPNGGGSVGPNLTDEYWLHGGGIKNVFRTIKVGVPEKGMISWESQLSPTDIQKVASFVLSLQGTNPEGGKAPEGDKWTGE
- a CDS encoding CcoQ/FixQ family Cbb3-type cytochrome c oxidase assembly chaperone, whose amino-acid sequence is MLKFIKNHLATIEGMDYLASVALVMFVLIFLYVSYYAFFSMEKGTADEISSLPFQDDEMKINI